Proteins from a single region of Gossypium arboreum isolate Shixiya-1 chromosome 1, ASM2569848v2, whole genome shotgun sequence:
- the LOC108480368 gene encoding xyloglucan endotransglucosylase/hydrolase protein 31-like: MVLSMPSLFCLPFMAPIFSSFLALTLIFPLSNAQGPPSPGFSPSSRVSTVAFDKGFRNLWGPQHQKLDQGSLTVWLDKSSGSGFKSLRSYQSGYFGAAMKLQPGYTAGVITSFYLSNNEEHPGNHDEIDIEFLGTTPDKPYTLQTNVYIRGSGDGNIIGREMKFHLWFDPTKDYHNYAILWNPSEIIFFVDDVPIRRYPRKSDATFPIRPMWVYGSIWDASSWATENGRYKADYNYQPFVGQYTNFKVSGCTANNPASCRPPSASPSGSSSLSRQQALAMNWVQKNYLVYDYCHDPKRDHTQIPEC; the protein is encoded by the exons ATGGTACTATCTATGCCTTCCCTTTTCTGTCTTCCCTTTATGGCTCCAATTTTCTCTTCGTTTCTTGCTTTAACTCTCATTTTTCCATTAAGCAATGCTCAAGGTCCACCTTCCCCTGGATTCTCCCCAAGCTCCAGAGTGAGCACTGTGGCTTTTGATAAAGGGTTTCGAAACCTCTGGGGTCCTCAGCACCAAAAACTAGACCAGGGCTCATTAACAGTCTGGCTCGATAAAAGCTCAG GGAGTGGTTTCAAGTCACTTCGTTCGTACCAGTCAGGTTACTTTGGTGCTGCAATGAAACTCCAACCTGGTTATACAGCAGGAGTGATTACATCTTTCTAT CTTTCAAACAATGAAGAACACCCCGGAAACCATGACGAAATCGACATCGAGTTCCTTGGAACAACGCCGGATAAACCCTACACATTGCAGACCAATGTGTACATTAGAGGAAGCGGGGATGGGAACATAATTGGAAGGGAAATGAAGTTTCATCTATGGTTTGACCCTACAAAAGATTACCATAACTATGCTATACTGTGGAACCCTAGTGAAATCAT ATTTTTCGTAGATGATGTGCCGATCAGAAGGTATCCAAGGAAGAGCGACGCCACATTCCCCATTAGACCAATGTGGGTGTACGGATCAATATGGGATGCATCATCTTGGGCTACCGAGAATGGTAGGTACAAGGCTGATTATAACTACCAACCCTTTGTAGGCCAGTACACGAATTTCAAAGTAAGCGGCTGCACCGCCAACAATCCCGCCTCTTGCCGCCCGCCTTCCGCCTCTCCGTCTGGGTCCAGCAGCCTTAGCCGACAGCAAGCTTTGGCCATGAATTGGGTCCAAAAGAACTATTTGGTGTATGACTATTGCCATGACCCTAAGAGGGATCATACTCAGATACCCGAGTGCTAA
- the LOC108482093 gene encoding uncharacterized protein LOC108482093, translating to MDTQHGSPFSWAYFCQAKTMEELKHSLLCTTMELEQTKILVQEELRKRDDQVLELKELLSKAMKERDEAKEKYQRLFLEKLGHHHHQHQQVSSIEDEPRRGIDSNNGFSSSDCEESIVSSPVVDPIQQGPQATIELVPDRPLPEKGKLLQAVMKAGPLLQTLLLAGPLPQWRHPPPPLDSFDIPPVTIPSPPPPPHRLHQDSFTTLNACGKVNRKRILLEGSDSPTETKYQRIVLH from the exons ATGGATACTCAGCATGGTTCCCCTTTTAGCTGGGCTTATTTTTGTCAAGCTAAG ACAATGGAAGAGCTTAAGCATTCACTTTTATGTACTACTATGGAGCTTGAACAAACAAAGATCCTAGTTCAAGAGGAGCTTCGAAAGAGAGATGATCAAGTACTTGAACTCAAGGAGTTGCTGAGCAAGGCTATGAAAGAGAGAGATGAAGCCAAGGAGAAATACCAAAGGCTTTTCCTTGAGAAACTAGGGCATCATCACCACCAACACCAACAGGTTTCCAGCATTGAAGATGAACCCAGAAGAGGGATTGATTCAAACAATGGcttctcatcatctgattgtgagGAAAGTATTGTTTCATCCCCTGTTGTTGACCCAATTCAACAAGGACCACAAGCAACCATAGAGCTGGTGCCTGATAGGCCATTGCCTGAAAAGGGAAAGCTTTTGCAGGCAGTGATGAAAGCTGGTCCACTCTTGCAAACCCTTCTTTTAGCTGGACCGTTGCCTCAATGGAGACACCCACCACCACCACTTGATTCCTTTGACATCCCACCTGTGACCATCCcttcaccaccaccaccaccacatcGGCTCCACCAAGACTCCTTCACCACCCTAAACGCCTGTGGTAAAGTTAACAGAAAAAGGATTCTATTGGAAGGCTCTGATTCTCCTACAGAGACCAAGTACCAAAGAATAGTTCTCCATTGA
- the LOC108480367 gene encoding uncharacterized protein LOC108480367 — translation MMDIDEPLDFEVEDSLLINPVVPSKRKNLMGLDELLTEHYKEQSKLIENEARKQAKARKCYVSDDEDKNCKEAMLASLLDDCQKQMKAIHSVEEMSEWGLCVFGEQKTTPPLSFPELGNWSILQSFMNNELNSLVGLTKEQGCTFLEGLLKNGWLLKLIFKCGCVEKSLATWTFFLMLYSSKEELRSSACEFWCAILSSKIQVGMRPIEIDWYPSYPELKSALETYGFLFNFSSNISAENSSGCKGPPQNIITWIKFTAVYCQVRCNKQSILLTSDCQELAEVILCLFLDRRLQGLSVLMRNCMQSIISSFTEEEWINSYSRIAKSIASRVPTDLNCLRAVQCISGVDPRTKHLKSVVAFEILVNCFENKVHDDIGILTLLTSINVKEKACDFFKMYIYLVLAENWLRYDEMFSDKPVICEMWGVFLRNCSCQISSSDLRPHASKVRNKAAFLLQGIGNS, via the exons ATGATGGACATTGATGAGCCACTTGATTTTGAAGTAGAAGATTCTCTTCTTATTAACCCTGTTGTTCCCAGCAAAAG GAAAAACCTTATGGGACTCGATGAGCTTTTGACTGAACACTACAAGGAGCAAAGCAAACTTATCGAGAATGAAGCCAGGAAACAGGCAAAAGCTCGGAAATGTTATGTGTCTGATGATGAGGATAAGAATTGCAAAGAAGCTATGCTTGCAAGTCTTCTCGATGATTGCCAAAAACAG ATGAAAGCAATTCATAGCGTAGAAGAGATGTCTGAATGGGGCTTATGTGTCTTCGGGGAGCAG AAGACTACACCACCTCTATCTTTTCCTGAGCTTGGAAATTGGTCAATTTTGCAGTCTTTCATGAATAATGAGCTCAACTCTCTGGTGGGGCTTACTAAAGAGCAAG GGTGCACTTTCCTTGAAGGGTTATTGAAAAATGGATGGCTCttaaaattgatatttaaatgTGGCTGTGTAGAAAAATCCCTAGCTACATGGACCTTTTTCTTAA TGCTGTATTCATCAAAAGAGGAGTTGAGATCGTCTGCTTGTGAGTTTTGGTGTGCCATTCTTTCATCAAAAATTCAG GTTGGCATGCGACCCATTGAAATTGACTGGTACCCCAGCTATCCTGAACTAAAGAGTGCCCTTGAAACATATGGgtttcttttcaatttttcatCCAACATATCCGCTGAAAATA GTTCTGGTTGTAAAGGGCCACCTCAAAATATCATAACCTGGATCAAATTTACTGCTGTTTATTGTCAAGTAAG GTGTAATAAGCAGTCTATCCTTTTGACTTCAGACTGTCAAGAGCTAGCGGAAGTTATCCTTTGTCTATTCTTAGACCGGCGACTTCAAGGTCTCTCCGTTCTTATGAGGAACTGTATGCAATCAATTATCAGTTCGTTCACAGAAGAAGAATGGATTAACAGCTACTCTAGAATAGCGAAATCTATTGCCTCAAG AGTTCCTACAGACTTGAACTGCTTGCGAGCAGTGCAATGCATTTCAGGAGTTGATCCTCGTACCAAACATCTCAAAAGCGTTGTTGCCTTCGAAATTCTTGTTAATTGTTTCGAGAACAAG GTTCATGATGATATAGGAATCCTTACATTGCTTACCTCGATAAATGTGAAAGAAAAGGCCTGTGATTTCTTCAAGATGTACATCTATCTGGTTTTGGCTGAAAATTGGCTTCGATATGATGAAATGTTTAGCGATAAGCCAGTAATTTGTGAAATGTGGGGTGTTTTTCTTCGAAACTGTTCTTGCCAAATTAGCAGCTCGGATTTGAGGCCTCATGCATCGAAA GTTCGAAATAAAGCTGCATTTCTTCTACAAGGCATTGGCAACAGTTAA